cttaatagaaaatgactaaagtaaaagtaaaagtcacccagtaaatgctacttgagtaaaagtctaaaagtatctgcttttaaatgtacttatgtacagtggtggaaaaagtactcaattgtcaaagtaaaaagtaaaagtattaagcaaaccagacggcatgattttctttttttgtatacagacagacacgggcacactccaacactccaagaTAATTTACAAACGCAGTATTTGTGTGTAGTGAGTTcgacagatcagaggcagtagggatggcaatgcgttatattgataggtgcgtGAATTGCACCATAATCCTGTCCATCCTGAGCataaaaaatgtaatgagtactttttggtgtcagggaaaatgtacgggagtaaaaagtacatcttttctttaggaatgaagTGGAGTAAAAGGGAAAGTTGTAATAAATATGAATAGTAATATACAGATCCCCCAAAGACAACTTaatgaagtactttacaccactggtaatGATAATTTGGTACAGGAAAATGGTAAAGAGATAACTATGGATGAACAAGGTCATGCTTGAGGGAAATATTTGCATAGGTATGAGGGGGCCCGAACCAGTTAGGCACTGTTAAAATGAGCACAGAATATTGGCAAAACGTAACTCACTCCAGATTATTGTGGATGTCACACTCTCATACCGTTTATTGACATAAATACATTTCCCAGGGCTAGACTATATTTGATTAAGATGAAGAGGTTTTGTTTTCGCTTTTACAGCTCTCATACTGTGTGTCTGAGGGCTTTCTATCTAATTAACACAATTCAACTGTGATACATATTCAACAGGTTCTCTACCAGAGCCCTAGACATTAGGTGACTGAGGATGCATATACATAATATGGATACATTTCTATGTTCACTGATCCCGGATACCACCCCACACAAATCCATTGTGTTGTGGTGGAGCTCAGGACACATCTGCAAAGCTCTCATAAATCAGTGGGTCTTCTCAAGAGGCCCTCCACGTCTCCATACTCCACACAAAGCCTGATTGCATTCAGCATTGTATTTGAGCCAATCACTTGAGCATTTCAAACCCATCTCCAGAGAGACGCTGTTTAAATGAAAGGCATCTGTCCACCGCATCTCACCACAGAACCAAACAGGAACATTCAAGCAGTGTATTAATAGGAGATCAGTGATCAATGTTCCCTCAAATTTTTTCATCACTGAGCAAATTTCTGCTGAGCGCAGacttgaacattgtgaaaattctgtgcaacttctggCGTGCATTTACttctttaagttacagttttaacagtggccaagtaggctactgtggctatttgttcaatatgtaggcctaccagagtgggcTACCATCGAAAGCAACGGagaaaaatgcatcccataacattttaacatggaaatagctgttctatcattcagcctacagtagcatcaAATGTgcggtgttcaatgtaggcctaaaacaacctgtttatccacttgttcttcagacaaggaggtgactgaacagttgtgttgtttgatgcaagaaaccactttacaaaataaaattatTAAATAAAATCATTATTATtctcataccattattacagagaatgaagcaaattatgctaccctctgcctattgactATTTAGCTTATTCAAGACCGTCTCAAAAtataacactgcccctttaagagatttttaaaaaagctctttacctgacttgattttcaaagatggctagaaatgcacacattttgggctcttgtaggaagcaaccactcccAAATTGTTGACTAGGAATTCACTATAACTCGGCTAATAACTCAcaaactagcaaagaatatgaacaaatgtgcgcAGGTGGCTAcacagctctcgctttgatctcaaaacaagtgcaTCTACTCACAACCCTCATGCAGCCAATAtgtctactgcagctctgattggttatgatGCACCGGCCTGCGTAGAGTACGGGcctctgtcgtgcatgtcaatgcaacagaatcctactccaatgcgTGCTGCCTACAATAACATCTCTTGCACAGTTAGCTTTGCATAGTTCATTTTGTTTCGAAATgttacattgaaagtggctaatattgcgttgatttgaGGACAATTCCCACAGCAGAgcgaaacgttgatagtgttaactgaaGGGGAAAACTAGAAAGTTGAGAGAAGTTCAATCTGTGCGGCAGTCTGAGGGGAGCGGTGCGGAAGTCTGAGGGGAGCTGTGCGCCAGTCTGAGGGGAGCTGTGCAGCAGTCTGAGGGGAGCTGTGCGGCAGTCTGAGGGGAGCTGTGCGCCAGTGCGCAGTTTAGAGGGACCATTGTCAGTGATCATCATGAATGtctggcattctgaaaagctgtcAGACAGAGTAGAGGTCTGCTGTGGGCTATCATCATGTCTAGAACAAAGAACCTAGCTACCCTCAACATGAGTTACATTGAAAACGTATGAGTTTTATGTGTGAATATATTTACATTTGGCAAATATGTATGTCCAGCTGTAGCATTCAACTGTTCTGTTTCACTACTGTACTTTGATCGACAAACAATGCTAATTCTGAGGATGAAACGTCACTAGTTTTCTAGGAATAACAGAAGAGGATCCAGCATCCAGTCCACCATTCGGTAATATTACAATAACCCTCAGAAAACAgtgctttattttttattttgagttAGTGTGACTGGGGTCAGGTGTGATTACCTGTCCACACTGGTCTCCTGCAGGCGGTTGTTCATGATGGCGAATGCGCCCACCCCCCCAGAGAAGCCGTTGTGACGAGGAACGTGGCTCTGACGGGGGCCCTGGTGGGCCGTCTCACACAGCTGCTTCTGCAGCAGCGCCAGAGACACCTTATTGGATGCTCTGAAGTCATTCACCGAGATCATCTCCCCAGAGAGACGCCGGCCTCCAGCGACCCCGTCCACCCCCATCCCTGCGTCTGTCTCGCTGTTACACACTGTCTCCACCGAGGCGTCTGTGTAGCGGTGTCGCCTCGCAGGGGGGTGGGACGGGGTGGGCTGCACACCATTGCGTTTGAGCCGCTGCTGGCGGAGCCGTGCGGGTGGAGGCCTCAAGCCGGCGTGTTTGTTAGGGAAGCAGGGGCAGCAGAGCCGCCGGCAGAGGCCCCTCTTAGGGCAAGAGCAGGGACAGCGCCAGCCTGGGCAAGCCAGCTGGGTCAGGATCCAGTTGAGAGTCTGTTTGATGATGATGGAGATAACGTTGAACAGGGAGTAGATGCAGCACACGCCCATGAGGATGAAGAGACAGTTGCCCAGGCGATAGGCATCCTGGGCCTCATAACGCTCCCTCTGGCTGCTCACCAGGTCCCCGAAGCCGATAGTGCTGAAGGCCACAAAGCAGAAGTACAGGGAGTCCATGTAGCTCCAGTCTTCCATGGAGCAGTACAGAGAGGAGGCGCTGCAGGCGATCAGCACAGACGCCACTCCCAGGATCAGCATCACGTAGTAGACAGAGGGCTTCCAACCCTCCAGACTGTCCTCCTCTCTGCGGGGCTCCCCGTCCCCAGACACAGGCCCCACCCCTGAGCGCCTCATCCTCCGCTCGTGGCACCAGCGCATGATGTAGGCTAGCATGGTGATGATCCTCTCCAGGAAGAGGTTGAAGAAGAGGATGGTGGCGGCACAGCCAATGAGGCCGTAGAAGATCAGGAATATTTTACCAGGGATGGTAGCTGGGGTGGTCATACCAAAGCCTGGTGGGAAAGAGTACAAAAGAGAATGGTCAATGTGCCAATTGTTTGTCAAATAAGTGCCTTTACATTTGTTCTTACTTAGCACTAGATGTCGAGATGATAAAAAGATGTGGAGTGGCTATTGATATATATGTCTTTTCATTTCATACCATGAATGCAATTTATATTAAAGTAAGGGATCATCATTTTACAGTACTGGGCACTTTATGTTGACAAACTCAAAATAAGAGCGACTGAACGAGTCATGAAAACAGGAGCTGAGAGAAAGAAGGGATGAGATGGAAACATTAACAATTTTCAGTCATGAGTAGTGATCACATAACAAAAAGCTAAAGTCCCAGAAATGCAAATTGACCTCACATGCCCAGATGTACATTGAAATTAGTGCCTCGGAGTCTCACCGATCATCAATCTAATCCCATcccagcttcctctcctctctcttgtcatcCCCGTCATCTACTCAATAAATATTCTACATTATACTGTGTATCTGTTGAGACAGTTGTGTTCAGTTTGCATCTACATGACAGCAAATAACTTTGCATCTTTAATACCCTGACTCTGACCCTCACAGAGAGCAGCTGTCCAACTCACCGATGGTGGACACAACCGTGCCGACAAAGTAGAAGGCTCCAGAGAAGTCCCAGCGGGGCCTAAGAGCGTCCACTCTGATCCCAGCCCCATTGGCCTCTTCATACTGTCTCAGCAGCGCGTGCAAGGCTCCCAGGCTTACCTGGTGACTCAGGGTGAAGTTGGCCAGCTGCTGGTCCCAGAGGCGGCGGGCACGGAGCTCGGAGGGGCGCTCCAGGGCTGAGAACACAGCCGCCCCACACAGCAGGTAGAGCAGGATAAGCCCTGCCAGCAGGCAGAAGCGGGCATTGTCCTCATTGAGGGGCGGCCGGGGGCAGCAGCCTCCACTCCGTTTACGAGCCATGAGTGCAGCTAGCCCAGCACAGATACAACACCGTACTAACATACACTGCCTGTCTGAGCCTGCCTTATTAACACCACTCACTACACATACATCACACACACCAAACTACAGCACAGACACAAAAATACAAGCTTAACATACCCTAATATGCTAAAAGAAAAAGTGGGTACCCACACAGAGAACCTACACACACAGCTGCCCCCCGATGCCATTGGATGTTGATGGTTGATCCATCCAGAGCGCTCTCAATGTGTTGTAATGTCCTGAGTGGTCATTCACCTCTATGAGTTCTGAATCTGATGATGTGCCCCCTGATAGAAGAGATCTCCTGACTGTATGGTCACAGTTTATGACTATGAAATCCTGAACTGGTCTGTGAACAAGATACAGGTACTACTGGGTAATTAACTTGGTATTGGAATTGTTTTCAATCAACAAGTAGAAATCCTTTTTTTGATCTTTTCTCAAAATGTGTATATTAAATTACTGACATCTGTCTTGTAAAGTAAAACTATCATGAATCACTAGAGCTCTTTACTTTTCCTGAATATCAGAGAGCATCATTAAAACCTACACCTCTCataatagtttttttttaacATGAATTGCTCATAAGGCTTTTCGATAATTCATATCACATATTATCTGAATAATAAAGAGAGACAAAACATACCTGATTTTTGAGATCTTGATTATTCCGATAATTTCAcactttattcaaacagtttttgcaCATGGCCGTGGTGAGACTTGATCTGCGGTTTAAGGTACCTGCACTGAGCGTGCTTTTCCAAGGATCTGATGATCAGTGACCATtgagatgagagcgagagagcgagagagcgagagagcgagagagagagaaaatatagaACCCATGTTTGCAAGCAAACCTTGATTGTTGTAATCATTTCTTGATTTTAGAAGCTTTTCTATTCATGTCCTCCAACCTGTAATCAACATTCAATCTAATATtctctctcactgggcagacagtAACAGATGGTCTTCAATATATTATTGAT
The sequence above is a segment of the Salvelinus alpinus chromosome 1, SLU_Salpinus.1, whole genome shotgun sequence genome. Coding sequences within it:
- the LOC139534474 gene encoding potassium channel subfamily K member 12-like, which encodes MTTPATIPGKIFLIFYGLIGCAATILFFNLFLERIITMLAYIMRWCHERRMRRSGVGPVSGDGEPRREEDSLEGWKPSVYYVMLILGVASVLIACSASSLYCSMEDWSYMDSLYFCFVAFSTIGFGDLVSSQRERYEAQDAYRLGNCLFILMGVCCIYSLFNVISIIIKQTLNWILTQLACPGWRCPCSCPKRGLCRRLCCPCFPNKHAGLRPPPARLRQQRLKRNGVQPTPSHPPARRHRYTDASVETVCNSETDAGMGVDGVAGGRRLSGEMISVNDFRASNKVSLALLQKQLCETAHQGPRQSHVPRHNGFSGGVGAFAIMNNRLQETSVDR